The Beijerinckiaceae bacterium RH AL1 genome has a segment encoding these proteins:
- a CDS encoding hypothetical protein (ID:RHAL1_01084;~conserved exported protein of unknown function;~source:Prodigal:2.6) encodes MTNWVRRTLVFAALSLPAAPAAAGSATSGAPPAPQAASSDKAHDNALSADMEASLRKAGFTDLKVMPNSILVRGKDKSGNPVAMVLNPSSMTEVVTLDPHSGPAAAGDGGAPLTGNPTFPAVLPTARLASTLIGLKVRGIDGDEIGTVKDFAIDHGGVEAYIIATGGVMGIGDRYVAVAPVAITLIYDQGSNSYRATMKATADQMKAAPPFTYDGAFKAGRQ; translated from the coding sequence ATGACGAATTGGGTCCGCCGGACGCTTGTATTTGCAGCGCTTTCGCTGCCGGCAGCGCCGGCCGCCGCAGGCAGCGCCACGTCGGGAGCGCCGCCCGCGCCGCAGGCCGCCTCGTCCGACAAGGCGCACGACAACGCCCTTTCGGCGGATATGGAGGCCTCGCTGCGCAAGGCCGGCTTCACCGACCTGAAGGTGATGCCGAACTCGATCCTCGTGCGCGGCAAGGACAAGTCCGGCAACCCGGTCGCCATGGTCCTCAACCCCAGCTCGATGACGGAGGTCGTGACGCTCGATCCGCACAGCGGCCCTGCCGCGGCGGGCGACGGCGGCGCGCCGCTCACCGGTAACCCGACCTTCCCCGCCGTCCTGCCGACGGCGCGGCTCGCCTCGACCCTGATCGGGCTCAAGGTCCGCGGCATCGACGGCGACGAGATCGGAACGGTGAAGGACTTCGCCATCGATCACGGCGGCGTCGAAGCCTACATCATTGCCACCGGCGGGGTCATGGGGATCGGCGACCGCTACGTCGCGGTGGCGCCGGTCGCGATCACCTTGATCTACGACCAGGGCTCGAACAGCTATCGCGCGACGATGAAGGCGACGGCGGACCAGATGAAGGCCGCCCCGCCCTTCACCTACGACGGCGCGTTCAAGGCCGGCCGGCAGTAG
- a CDS encoding putative Acyltransferase (ID:RHAL1_01086;~source:Prodigal:2.6) has protein sequence MRSDPSSKPATPLSLRSINGWRGPGALAIAFAHFAVASELVTYRRLEPIALLVDMFFVFSGIVIAQVYSEKLANARAIPEYIVRRFGRIWPLQAATLALLVGYELLKLVLQAGFGRQFSTAPFSHEGYNLLSAIPTNLLLIQAIGLHDRETWNFPSWSLSVEFVTYVMFAAFCLIGPAWRRAAAVITIAISLAVLIFVAPYHMRSTFDYGLFRCFAGFFAGTLCYEAACRWLRPNWRMPTLMQLGALALVIVWMTFSSWGLLVFAAPFVFCLFVLAYASEQGLVSRFLVTKPMQFLAELSFAIYMVHALVLIFFLAGMHALARATGQPLFQMMVNPLAGRPGAPATVEVLHIANPALLWLCAILYLVTVVALAYAAYLWIEVPGRAFFGRIAKRIDRKRLEGKRLEPKLMPTNPSSAVPLMRDPLEPAP, from the coding sequence ATGCGTTCTGACCCCAGCAGCAAGCCCGCGACACCGCTCTCGCTTCGCTCGATCAACGGCTGGCGTGGGCCCGGCGCGCTGGCGATCGCGTTCGCCCATTTCGCCGTCGCCTCCGAGCTCGTGACCTACCGCAGGCTCGAGCCGATCGCCCTGCTCGTCGACATGTTCTTCGTCTTCAGCGGCATCGTCATCGCGCAGGTCTATTCGGAGAAGCTCGCGAATGCGCGCGCGATCCCCGAGTACATCGTCCGCCGCTTCGGCCGCATCTGGCCGCTGCAGGCGGCGACGCTCGCCCTGCTCGTCGGCTACGAGCTTTTGAAGCTCGTCCTGCAGGCCGGCTTCGGCCGGCAGTTCTCGACCGCGCCCTTCTCGCACGAAGGCTACAATCTCCTGAGCGCGATCCCCACCAATCTCCTGCTGATCCAGGCGATCGGCCTGCACGACCGCGAGACCTGGAACTTCCCGAGCTGGAGCCTCAGCGTCGAGTTCGTCACCTACGTGATGTTTGCGGCCTTCTGCCTGATCGGGCCGGCCTGGCGGCGCGCGGCGGCGGTCATCACCATCGCGATCTCGCTCGCCGTCCTCATCTTCGTCGCGCCCTATCACATGCGCTCGACATTCGATTACGGCCTGTTCCGCTGCTTTGCGGGGTTCTTCGCCGGCACGCTGTGCTACGAGGCGGCATGCCGCTGGCTGCGCCCGAACTGGCGCATGCCGACGCTGATGCAGCTCGGCGCGCTGGCGCTCGTCATCGTCTGGATGACCTTCTCGTCCTGGGGCTTGCTCGTCTTCGCCGCGCCCTTCGTCTTCTGCCTCTTCGTGCTCGCCTATGCGAGCGAGCAGGGCCTCGTCTCGCGTTTCCTCGTGACGAAGCCGATGCAGTTCCTCGCCGAGCTGTCGTTTGCGATCTACATGGTGCACGCGCTCGTCCTGATCTTCTTCCTCGCCGGCATGCACGCGCTCGCTCGCGCAACCGGCCAGCCGCTGTTCCAGATGATGGTGAACCCGCTGGCGGGCCGCCCGGGCGCGCCCGCGACGGTCGAGGTCCTGCACATCGCAAACCCCGCCCTGCTGTGGCTCTGCGCGATCCTTTATCTCGTCACGGTCGTCGCGCTCGCCTATGCCGCCTACCTCTGGATCGAGGTGCCGGGCCGCGCCTTCTTCGGCCGCATCGCCAAGCGCATTGACAGGAAGCGGCTCGAGGGCAAGCGGCTCGAGCCGAAGCTCATGCCGACGAACCCGTCGTCCGCCGTCCCCCTCATGCGCGATCCCCTGGAGCCCGCGCCGTGA
- a CDS encoding protein of unknown function (ID:RHAL1_01085;~source:Prodigal:2.6), whose translation MRTIAREPSRADATPNLLEIVWRRKLTVLVTLLVFLAGGILYILVTPPRYLASTSMLIDPRLGKTVGADPLTPGFMPDASTIDSQIKLFTSQTVLSRVAQMAKLKDVPEFNGSQRSLLQRLLHPGSDLNQDVDLRALEDAITIKRPERTYVVGIDVLASNPTLAAEIANDIPRAYIEDQISSRVDAARDDSSFVKDKLATLSNQLREAEEKVEAYKVEHNIIDTTGLRSNEQQVADLTKALGDARAKESDAKAALAEIDAMAKSGHLDAISEALRSPTIERLRQSQAETDQSVARLSMTLGPDHPELKEAQARAKEVKSLIRAELARLKLSAQQDYQVAHQHERQIASGVEKLKSQSADMNRAIVPLETLERNVRLLRASFDHFSKVDDSLAQQEGDTPPGRVISVARPPISPARPKKSLVGAIAFAAGLFFGLAAALFAESLSPPLEQDRFFEREEALDEPPQPEPVPRPRAEPRRTPPRARTTRRYWDDDDDLYA comes from the coding sequence GTGCGCACCATCGCGCGCGAGCCGTCGCGCGCGGATGCAACGCCGAACCTGCTCGAGATCGTGTGGCGGCGGAAGCTGACCGTTCTCGTCACGCTTCTCGTCTTCCTCGCTGGCGGCATCCTCTACATTCTCGTCACGCCGCCGCGCTATCTCGCCTCGACCTCGATGCTCATCGACCCGCGTCTGGGCAAGACGGTCGGCGCCGATCCGCTGACGCCCGGCTTCATGCCGGACGCGAGCACGATCGACAGCCAGATCAAGCTGTTCACGTCGCAGACGGTGCTGAGCCGCGTTGCGCAGATGGCCAAGCTCAAGGACGTGCCGGAGTTCAACGGCTCGCAGCGCAGCCTGCTGCAGCGCCTGCTGCACCCGGGCTCGGACCTCAACCAGGACGTGGACCTGCGCGCGCTCGAGGATGCAATCACGATCAAGCGGCCGGAACGGACGTATGTCGTCGGGATCGACGTGCTCGCGAGCAACCCTACGCTCGCCGCCGAGATCGCCAACGACATCCCGAGGGCCTACATCGAGGACCAGATCTCCTCGCGCGTCGACGCGGCGCGCGACGATTCCTCCTTCGTGAAGGACAAGCTCGCGACGCTCTCGAACCAGCTGCGGGAGGCGGAGGAGAAGGTCGAGGCCTACAAGGTCGAGCACAACATCATCGACACGACCGGTTTGCGCTCCAACGAGCAGCAGGTCGCCGATCTCACGAAGGCGCTCGGCGACGCCCGCGCCAAGGAATCCGACGCCAAGGCCGCGCTCGCCGAGATCGACGCGATGGCGAAGAGCGGGCACCTCGATGCGATCAGCGAGGCGCTGCGCTCGCCGACGATCGAGCGGCTGCGGCAATCGCAGGCCGAGACCGACCAGAGCGTCGCGCGGCTCTCCATGACGCTCGGCCCGGACCATCCCGAGCTGAAGGAGGCACAGGCCCGCGCCAAGGAGGTCAAGAGCCTCATCCGCGCCGAGCTGGCGCGCCTAAAACTGTCCGCGCAGCAGGACTATCAGGTCGCGCATCAGCACGAGCGCCAGATCGCCAGCGGCGTCGAGAAGCTGAAGTCGCAGTCGGCCGACATGAACCGCGCGATCGTCCCGCTCGAGACGCTGGAGCGCAACGTGCGCCTGCTGCGCGCGAGCTTCGACCACTTCTCCAAGGTCGACGACAGCCTCGCGCAGCAGGAGGGCGATACGCCGCCGGGCCGCGTCATCTCGGTCGCGCGGCCGCCGATCTCGCCGGCGCGTCCGAAGAAGTCGCTCGTCGGCGCGATCGCGTTTGCCGCCGGCCTGTTCTTCGGTCTCGCCGCCGCGCTTTTCGCCGAGAGCCTCAGCCCGCCGCTGGAGCAGGACCGCTTCTTCGAGCGCGAGGAGGCGCTCGACGAGCCGCCGCAGCCCGAGCCGGTGCCGCGACCGCGCGCCGAGCCCAGGCGGACGCCGCCGCGAGCACGCACGACGCGGCGCTACTGGGACGATGACGACGACCTCTACGCCTAG
- a CDS encoding hypothetical protein (ID:RHAL1_01082;~conserved protein of unknown function;~source:Prodigal:2.6), with translation MMSDLYGSTHRALQERHGTGRLADMLEALAHPVFDEADAAFIRAAAMFFLSTVDDQGRPTVSYKGGAPGFVRLTGPSELVFPSYDGNGMFLSLGNLAANPKVGLLFIDFTAPRRLRVQGDAWIAPDDDPLLAEYPGADLLVRVEVETIFVNCGRYIHPAGSVSLSRHIPDAEGRQPFPAWKRIAPLAETLGPEDRAEVAAAGGPIEIEAYRGEELPPET, from the coding sequence ATGATGAGCGACCTCTATGGATCGACCCACCGTGCGCTGCAGGAGCGGCATGGCACGGGCCGCCTCGCCGACATGCTGGAGGCGCTGGCGCATCCGGTCTTCGACGAGGCGGACGCGGCCTTCATCCGGGCGGCCGCGATGTTCTTCCTCAGCACGGTGGACGACCAGGGGCGCCCGACCGTCTCGTACAAAGGCGGCGCGCCCGGCTTCGTGCGCCTGACGGGGCCGAGCGAGCTCGTCTTTCCCTCCTACGACGGCAACGGCATGTTCCTCTCGCTCGGCAATCTCGCCGCGAATCCGAAGGTCGGCCTGCTGTTCATCGACTTCACCGCCCCGCGCCGGCTGCGCGTGCAGGGCGACGCGTGGATCGCTCCCGACGACGATCCGTTGCTGGCCGAATATCCCGGCGCCGATCTCCTGGTGCGGGTCGAGGTCGAGACGATCTTCGTCAATTGCGGACGCTACATTCATCCCGCCGGGTCGGTCAGCCTGTCGCGCCACATCCCCGATGCCGAAGGGCGGCAGCCGTTTCCGGCGTGGAAGCGGATCGCACCGCTCGCCGAGACGCTCGGCCCCGAGGATCGCGCCGAGGTCGCGGCGGCCGGCGGCCCGATCGAGATCGAAGCCTACCGCGGCGAGGAGCTGCCGCCCGAGACCTGA
- a CDS encoding hypothetical protein (ID:RHAL1_01083;~conserved protein of unknown function;~source:Prodigal:2.6): MLEAPPLSVAEAVAVNLIAVLVAVREDQPRVLTIGGGAALPSGPFELAHRSLQSGLRDWVEQQTHRPIGYVEQLYTFADRDRFGETDQRMVSISYLGLTREEKAAAETASSWRDWYTFFPWEDRRGDAPACDAALADGLSRWVATDAGANQARAQRVAISFGHEPYGWNEELVLQRYELLFEAGLIPEAGGDGTLGRRMTGDHRRILATGIARLRAKIKYRPVVFELMPPTFTLYQLQRSVEALAGRRLHKQNFRRLIEQQDLVEETGKLATDTGGRPAKLFTFRRDVLAARAVAGSKLPLAGG, translated from the coding sequence ATGCTTGAAGCCCCGCCGCTCAGCGTCGCGGAAGCGGTCGCCGTCAACCTCATCGCCGTGCTCGTCGCCGTGCGCGAGGACCAGCCGCGCGTGCTTACGATCGGCGGCGGCGCGGCGCTGCCGTCCGGCCCGTTCGAGCTGGCGCACCGCTCGCTGCAATCCGGCCTGCGCGACTGGGTCGAGCAGCAGACGCACCGGCCGATCGGCTACGTCGAGCAGCTCTACACCTTCGCGGACCGGGACCGTTTCGGCGAGACCGACCAGCGCATGGTGTCGATCAGCTATCTCGGCCTGACGCGCGAGGAGAAGGCGGCGGCCGAGACCGCATCGTCCTGGCGCGACTGGTACACGTTCTTCCCCTGGGAGGATCGCCGCGGCGACGCGCCGGCCTGCGACGCCGCGTTGGCCGACGGCCTTTCGCGCTGGGTCGCCACCGACGCTGGCGCGAACCAGGCGCGCGCGCAGCGAGTCGCCATCAGCTTCGGCCACGAGCCCTACGGCTGGAACGAGGAGCTTGTGCTGCAGCGCTACGAGCTGCTCTTCGAAGCCGGCCTGATCCCCGAGGCGGGCGGCGACGGCACGCTGGGCCGCCGCATGACCGGCGACCACCGCCGCATCCTGGCGACGGGCATCGCGAGGCTCCGCGCCAAGATCAAGTATCGCCCCGTCGTCTTCGAGCTTATGCCGCCGACCTTCACGCTCTACCAGCTGCAGCGCAGCGTCGAGGCGCTGGCCGGCCGGCGCCTGCACAAGCAGAACTTTCGCCGCCTCATCGAGCAGCAGGATCTCGTCGAGGAGACCGGCAAGCTCGCGACCGATACCGGCGGCCGCCCGGCCAAGCTCTTCACCTTCCGCCGCGACGTGCTCGCCGCGCGCGCCGTCGCCGGCTCGAAGCTGCCGCTGGCCGGCGGGTAA
- a CDS encoding hypothetical protein (ID:RHAL1_01089;~conserved protein of unknown function;~source:Prodigal:2.6), producing MPRRLALFHTMDPRGDKLGGIETHVRLMLARHPADIELLFVGIDERGDCPLGRVTPIMCDGRTIAFLPVARIPSDRINLAAKRVFQSTTLRYALGLVRHLPALRRALRGQAASGEIERYEFAAIPKLLRLPFVLLVHNEGTKDDKMDSLLKRYWFLHQWNERWALALADSVFAVNEAIARHVERVAPSHARKTAVMSVSVDTERFVPTPFPASDDAFHVCFAGRLDDFKDPPLMFATLAKLAARLEATPVGRFRRVVFDYVGASDSQRFAEFAGIERFTVRHGPRKAAEVAALMARAHAGIITSFFEGMPCYLLEMLASGRPVGAIALPQFSRLILPGYSGTLVERQPEPEASAEKLAEAFVGIARAIDEGRLDPAAMAALVAPYSVESQMGRLFACHAALATQR from the coding sequence ATGCCGCGCCGTCTCGCGCTCTTTCACACCATGGACCCGCGCGGCGACAAGCTCGGCGGCATCGAGACGCATGTGCGCCTGATGCTCGCCCGGCATCCCGCAGACATTGAGCTGCTCTTCGTCGGCATCGACGAGCGCGGCGATTGTCCGCTCGGGCGCGTCACGCCGATCATGTGCGACGGCCGCACCATCGCCTTCCTGCCGGTCGCGCGTATCCCGTCGGATCGCATCAATCTCGCCGCCAAGCGGGTCTTCCAGTCGACCACGCTTCGCTACGCGCTCGGCCTCGTCCGCCATCTGCCGGCGTTGCGGCGCGCGTTGCGCGGCCAGGCCGCCTCGGGCGAGATCGAGCGCTACGAGTTCGCCGCGATCCCGAAGCTCCTGCGGCTGCCGTTCGTCCTGCTCGTCCACAACGAGGGCACCAAGGACGACAAGATGGACTCGCTGCTCAAGCGCTACTGGTTCCTCCACCAGTGGAACGAGCGCTGGGCGCTCGCGCTCGCCGACAGCGTCTTCGCCGTCAACGAGGCGATCGCCAGGCACGTGGAGCGCGTCGCGCCCTCGCACGCGCGCAAGACTGCGGTGATGTCGGTTTCGGTGGATACCGAACGGTTCGTCCCCACGCCATTCCCGGCCAGCGACGATGCCTTCCACGTCTGCTTCGCCGGCCGTCTCGACGACTTCAAGGACCCGCCGTTGATGTTCGCGACGCTGGCGAAGCTCGCCGCGCGGCTCGAGGCGACGCCGGTCGGGCGCTTCCGCCGCGTCGTCTTCGACTATGTCGGCGCGTCGGATTCCCAGCGCTTCGCCGAGTTCGCAGGCATCGAGCGCTTCACCGTGCGCCACGGGCCGCGCAAGGCTGCCGAGGTGGCGGCGCTGATGGCGCGCGCGCATGCCGGCATCATCACCTCGTTCTTCGAGGGCATGCCCTGCTACCTGCTCGAGATGCTGGCCTCGGGGCGGCCGGTCGGCGCGATCGCGCTGCCGCAGTTCTCGCGCCTCATCCTGCCCGGTTACAGCGGTACGCTCGTGGAGCGCCAGCCCGAACCGGAGGCCTCCGCGGAGAAGCTGGCCGAGGCCTTCGTCGGCATCGCGCGGGCGATCGACGAAGGGCGTCTCGATCCCGCTGCCATGGCCGCCCTCGTCGCGCCGTACTCCGTGGAATCGCAGATGGGGCGGCTCTTCGCGTGCCACGCCGCGCTGGCGACGCAGCGGTGA
- a CDS encoding protein of unknown function (ID:RHAL1_01088;~source:Prodigal:2.6): protein MAIPAQGDRIEPAGNGPSRRAKLFTTATAVAIAAATAATTGFLLPRHAFVASAIIGVEGGPGAMRPALAQAAADAAVSRRVLTRAAANGTVPADELSRTVRAEVGHVPGSLMVRAQDNDAERAAAMATSVATALVTDLEDRAQDAGRAADAAAAMRLAKLQDAAVAAHRRLAELGEDASDGAATGVGAAARVNALRARLDAIHAIIASGNPPLGTGRDVPTYIDALQTSYLDLTRQLAKATETLGDRHTTVIGLRDGIKRTAADLSAAWARLAKTTEADLSDAKTRAAAAAKGGARDASRVGLVAAARAGAQAADEAVARAQASARDDDQAHYRLIARAPVPALADGLAPPVHLAAAGLAGLVMLLLSLRILRPKAVEALAREAEPAEMSDEPAAPPLRMSEREPAMHMFFEDEPAREPAPAARIEPTAVPAASAHDEAAASASREDLLQTALQARAAEALRKLERASAAAPAPAPRREPSDLSDAMAAVLPAIAAIMPRDEVPVILVATNETGVSTMDTVLALGEAAAAAGRRVLLVEGDKARPALAAAVDERAEPALIEVFGDWRVVLRAECGGGLLYLAPSFRDGARLAEDLAEAGDTLIADSLADEFDLVVIDGDRAGEACELARDADAFLRVGRFASLRDDERFLAKLGAPRHALLGTVAADVFRRAASDRPAPAADEPTTPVAAALRAAAGARPQRAPFVASRKPVGSDLRRRIGLR, encoded by the coding sequence GTGGCCATCCCAGCGCAAGGCGATCGTATCGAGCCGGCCGGCAACGGTCCGTCGCGCCGAGCGAAGCTCTTCACGACGGCGACGGCCGTGGCGATCGCCGCGGCGACGGCCGCCACCACCGGGTTCCTGCTGCCGCGTCACGCCTTCGTCGCATCGGCGATCATCGGCGTCGAAGGCGGTCCCGGCGCGATGCGTCCTGCCCTGGCACAGGCGGCCGCCGACGCCGCGGTGTCGCGCCGCGTGCTCACGCGCGCCGCGGCGAACGGCACTGTCCCGGCCGACGAGCTGTCGCGCACCGTGCGGGCCGAGGTCGGGCACGTGCCGGGCTCGCTGATGGTGCGCGCCCAGGATAACGATGCCGAGCGGGCCGCGGCCATGGCGACGTCGGTCGCGACGGCGCTCGTCACCGATCTCGAGGACAGGGCGCAGGACGCGGGCCGCGCCGCGGACGCCGCCGCTGCGATGCGCCTCGCCAAGCTCCAGGACGCTGCCGTCGCGGCGCATCGCCGTCTCGCCGAGCTCGGCGAGGATGCCAGCGATGGCGCGGCCACCGGCGTCGGCGCCGCCGCGCGCGTCAACGCGCTGCGCGCCCGGCTCGACGCGATCCACGCGATCATCGCGTCCGGCAACCCGCCGCTCGGCACCGGGCGCGACGTGCCGACCTATATCGATGCGCTGCAGACGAGCTATCTCGACCTGACGCGCCAGCTCGCCAAGGCGACCGAGACGCTCGGCGACCGGCACACGACGGTGATCGGCCTGCGCGACGGCATCAAGCGCACCGCCGCCGATCTCTCCGCCGCCTGGGCCAGGCTTGCCAAGACGACCGAGGCCGATCTCAGCGACGCGAAGACGCGTGCCGCGGCAGCTGCCAAGGGCGGCGCGCGCGATGCGAGCCGCGTCGGCCTCGTCGCCGCCGCCCGCGCCGGCGCGCAGGCCGCCGACGAGGCGGTCGCGCGGGCGCAGGCCTCCGCCCGCGACGACGACCAGGCGCACTATCGTCTCATCGCCCGCGCGCCCGTTCCGGCGCTGGCCGACGGCCTTGCGCCGCCTGTTCATCTCGCCGCGGCGGGGCTCGCCGGCCTCGTCATGCTGCTCCTGTCGCTCCGCATCCTTCGCCCGAAGGCGGTCGAGGCGCTGGCACGCGAGGCGGAGCCCGCCGAGATGTCCGACGAGCCCGCCGCACCGCCGCTCCGCATGAGCGAGCGCGAGCCGGCCATGCACATGTTCTTCGAGGACGAGCCAGCGCGGGAGCCGGCGCCGGCCGCCCGCATCGAGCCCACGGCGGTGCCGGCCGCCTCGGCGCACGACGAGGCCGCTGCGAGCGCGTCGCGTGAAGACCTCCTGCAAACCGCGTTGCAGGCCCGGGCAGCCGAAGCGCTCCGCAAGCTCGAGCGAGCCTCCGCGGCGGCGCCCGCGCCGGCACCGCGCCGCGAGCCTTCGGATCTGTCCGACGCGATGGCGGCCGTGCTGCCGGCGATCGCGGCGATCATGCCGCGCGACGAGGTGCCGGTGATCCTGGTCGCGACCAACGAGACCGGCGTCAGCACGATGGACACGGTGCTGGCGCTGGGCGAGGCCGCCGCTGCCGCCGGCCGGCGCGTGCTCCTCGTCGAGGGAGACAAGGCGCGTCCGGCGCTCGCCGCCGCGGTCGACGAGCGCGCCGAGCCCGCGCTGATCGAGGTGTTCGGCGACTGGCGCGTCGTGCTGCGCGCCGAGTGCGGCGGGGGGCTGCTCTATCTCGCCCCGTCGTTCCGCGACGGCGCCAGGCTGGCGGAGGACCTTGCCGAAGCGGGAGACACGCTCATCGCCGACTCGCTCGCCGACGAGTTCGACCTCGTCGTCATCGACGGCGATCGCGCCGGCGAGGCCTGCGAGCTCGCGCGCGACGCCGATGCGTTTCTGCGGGTCGGCCGCTTCGCGTCGCTGCGCGACGACGAGCGCTTTCTCGCCAAGCTCGGCGCGCCCCGTCACGCGCTGCTCGGCACCGTCGCGGCCGACGTCTTCAGGCGCGCCGCGAGCGATCGCCCGGCGCCGGCCGCCGACGAGCCGACGACGCCCGTCGCCGCGGCGCTGCGGGCCGCCGCGGGCGCACGGCCGCAGCGCGCGCCCTTCGTGGCGAGCCGCAAGCCGGTCGGTTCCGACCTGCGTCGCCGCATCGGCCTGCGCTGA
- a CDS encoding Undecaprenyl-phosphate glucose phosphotransferase (ID:RHAL1_01087;~source:Prodigal:2.6): protein MSRRTGARLAARSTTLSRALFTTLAIAADTVTITVSSIVVGIVYHQAYFGVGGMFETFAALGLSVSTLFVTINLLAQEYDFACYLNYGSNARRAILGWNATFFTMLVVFFLTKESAEFSRVSIVVFFLVGLVCLALVRAVAVYHVRAGAAAGRIASLRALLVGEEDSLQSFLSNYEPWTVGIDIVASAVLRGGESLREDLALAAASARVLRPDDIFILLPWSRTEAIDACVEAFTQVPASIHLGPQRVLDRFAKARVSRIGNIASLHLVRRPLNTFEQIAKRAFDIVAGSILLVLLAPLFIAIAIAIKLDSEGPVFFLQRRYGFNQEEFRIVKFRSMTVVEDGAAVRGVTRDDPRVTRVGRILRRANFDELPQLVNVVWGHMSLVGPRPHALVHNQQYEKTIADYARRHNVKPGMTGWAQIHGLRGEITSETKMRDRVEHDLYYIDNWSFGLDLRILASTLLSPKAFENAF from the coding sequence TTGTCGCGGCGGACCGGCGCGCGGCTCGCGGCGCGCAGCACGACGTTGAGCCGCGCCCTCTTCACCACGCTCGCGATTGCCGCCGACACGGTCACCATCACGGTCTCCTCGATCGTGGTCGGCATCGTCTACCACCAGGCCTATTTCGGCGTCGGCGGCATGTTCGAGACCTTCGCGGCGCTCGGCCTGTCGGTCTCGACCCTCTTCGTCACGATCAACCTGCTCGCGCAGGAATACGATTTCGCCTGCTACCTCAACTACGGCTCGAACGCGCGGCGCGCCATCCTCGGCTGGAACGCCACCTTCTTCACGATGCTCGTGGTGTTCTTCCTCACCAAGGAATCCGCCGAGTTCTCGCGCGTCTCGATCGTCGTCTTCTTCCTCGTCGGGCTCGTGTGCCTCGCGCTCGTGCGGGCCGTCGCCGTCTATCACGTGCGGGCGGGCGCCGCGGCCGGCCGCATCGCGTCGCTGCGCGCGCTGCTCGTCGGCGAGGAGGACAGCCTGCAGAGCTTCCTTTCGAACTACGAGCCCTGGACCGTCGGCATCGACATCGTCGCCTCCGCCGTGCTGCGTGGCGGCGAGAGCCTTCGCGAGGATCTCGCGCTGGCCGCCGCATCGGCCCGCGTGCTGCGGCCGGACGACATCTTCATCCTGCTGCCGTGGTCGCGCACCGAGGCGATCGACGCCTGCGTCGAGGCGTTCACGCAGGTCCCGGCCTCGATCCACCTCGGCCCGCAACGCGTGCTCGATCGCTTCGCGAAGGCACGCGTGTCCCGCATCGGCAACATCGCGAGCCTGCATCTGGTGCGTCGCCCGCTCAACACGTTCGAGCAGATCGCGAAGCGCGCCTTCGACATCGTCGCCGGCTCGATCCTGCTCGTGCTCCTCGCGCCGCTCTTTATCGCCATTGCCATCGCGATCAAGCTCGACAGCGAGGGTCCCGTCTTCTTCCTGCAGCGCCGATACGGCTTCAACCAGGAGGAGTTCCGCATCGTGAAGTTCCGCTCGATGACCGTCGTCGAGGACGGCGCGGCGGTGCGCGGCGTGACGCGCGACGATCCGCGCGTCACGCGGGTCGGCCGCATCCTGCGCCGCGCCAACTTCGACGAGCTGCCGCAGCTCGTGAACGTCGTTTGGGGCCACATGTCGCTCGTCGGGCCGCGCCCGCACGCGCTCGTGCACAACCAGCAGTACGAGAAGACGATCGCCGACTACGCGCGCCGTCACAACGTCAAGCCGGGCATGACGGGCTGGGCGCAGATCCACGGCCTGCGCGGCGAGATCACCTCCGAGACCAAGATGCGCGACCGCGTCGAGCACGATCTCTACTACATCGACAACTGGTCGTTTGGTCTCGACCTTCGCATCCTTGCCTCCACATTGCTCTCGCCGAAGGCATTCGAGAATGCGTTCTGA